ACCGCGCTCTTACGACCCATCCTCTAACTGATTTCCCGCTGCTCTGGTTCGGCCTCTTTCGCAAGCCGCAAATCGTGCCTGAACCGACCGCGGTCGCCGAGCCTACCTATCGCCTCGGCGAATGGCAGCCGACAGTCAATCGCAACGAGTACCGGGAGAGATTTGACGCAATCAAACGGGCCATCGCCCG
The genomic region above belongs to Candidatus Zixiibacteriota bacterium and contains:
- a CDS encoding aminodeoxychorismate synthase, component I; translation: MTQVLLFNCPNRHWLHFARPLHVVATRSIDGVVKSLRLIEELVNRERLFAAGFISYEAASAFDRALTTHPLTDFPLLWFGLFRKPQIVPEPTAVAEPTYRLGEWQPTVNRNEYRERFDAIKRAIAR